In Clostridium thermosuccinogenes, the genomic stretch AGATGAAAGATTGCTTGAACAATTTAAGAAAGAAACTGCCCTCACCATTGTGGGACAAATACAGCATATAAGGCAGGTAGCCTATGTCCTTGGAAAATTCAAAGAAGTCAACATACCTGTGATTTTGCTAAAAGGCCTTGTTGTAAGAGGGCTATATCCACTGCCGGAACTCAGGACCATGTGCGATGCAGACATATTAGTCAAAGAATCCGACCTGGGTAAGGTGGATGAATTGATGAAGAACATAGGATATGCCGAAGGGGAAAAATCACCGGTGCACGTCTCCTATTTTAATAAGGACTACAATCGCATAGAAGTGCATTGGACCATCGAAGACCGCCGATTCTTCAATGACGAGTATGGTCTGGAAGAGGACATGTGGCAAAGGGCGGAAAAAACAAAAATTGGCGAAATTGAAGCCCTTTCCTTTGCGCCGGAGGACCTGGCATTGCATTTGTGCATACATATGGCCGTCCACATTATAACCGGCGGTTTTGGGATACGCCAGTTATGCGATCTGGTTTTGCTGGTGGAGAAAAAGGGCTACTCAATAAATTGGCAATCTTTTTGCGAGAAAATGGAGAAATGGGGGATTGAGAAGTTTGTCTCAGCATTATTTATGCTCTGCAACCAGCTGTTTCATATGCCCATACCGGATGAAATAGAAAAAAACACTTCCCGCATTGATATGGACATAGTGGACAATCTGGCTGAGGACATAATATCCGGTGGAGTATACGGCAAAAAAGACCTGCCTTACATATTTGCCAATGAAATGGCGTACGATCACGAAGGAAGGCATGCCGGAAGCACAACAGGAGTCATGATGCGTTT encodes the following:
- a CDS encoding nucleotidyltransferase domain-containing protein, giving the protein MDNVQAQFVELLSCAIRGKKVDERALGKYDWKELLEYADVHHVIGLVYSALPKSREFTGADERLLEQFKKETALTIVGQIQHIRQVAYVLGKFKEVNIPVILLKGLVVRGLYPLPELRTMCDADILVKESDLGKVDELMKNIGYAEGEKSPVHVSYFNKDYNRIEVHWTIEDRRFFNDEYGLEEDMWQRAEKTKIGEIEALSFAPEDLALHLCIHMAVHIITGGFGIRQLCDLVLLVEKKGYSINWQSFCEKMEKWGIEKFVSALFMLCNQLFHMPIPDEIEKNTSRIDMDIVDNLAEDIISGGVYGKKDLPYIFANEMAYDHEGRHAGSTTGVMMRLLKLLFPPWDRLSDQYAYARKYKILLPVAWLHHIISGIRRREYGWNEKIRFLKSIIFISRKRHKLLKRLEL